In Zingiber officinale cultivar Zhangliang chromosome 6A, Zo_v1.1, whole genome shotgun sequence, a single genomic region encodes these proteins:
- the LOC121995731 gene encoding probable choline kinase 2, producing MRTVEVSEPIEVTERIPKEAKKILYELASKWSDVADSRALEVVQLKGAMTNEVYQVNWPSMSKGGVSRKVLVRIYGEGVDVFFDRENEIRTFECMSRHGQGPLLLGRFANGRVEEFINARTLSAADLRDPKVSSLIASKLKEFHDLDMPGQAKVFLWERLRNWLKEAHRLCSPEEVKEFQLDKLADEIKTLEEILSAEDQNIGFCHNDLQYGNIMMDEESNQVTIIDYEYASFNPVAYDLANHFCEMAADYHTQTPHVLDFNKYPDVEEQKRFVQTYLTSSGEKLIDTEVQKMLLLIEKYALANHLHWGLWGIISEHVNEIDFEYMEYARQRFQRYWLVKPQVLGSN from the exons ATGAGAACAGTTGAAGTATCTGAACCAATCGAGGTCACCGAGAGGATTCctaaagaagcaaagaagatCCTGTACGAGTTGGCGTCGAAATGGAGCGACGTCGCGGATTCCCGGGCGTTGGAGGTGGTGCAGCTCAAGGGGGCGATGACGAACGAAGTGTACCAGGTCAACTGGCCAAGCATGTCCAAGGGCGGCGTCTCGAGGAAGGTGCTGGTTCGGATTTACGGTGAGGGGGTGGATGTCTTCTTTGATCGTGAGAATGAGATCCGGACGTTCGAGTGTATGTCGCGGCATGGGCAGGGACCGTTGCTCCTCGGGCGTTTTGCAAACGGTCGGGTCGAGGAGTTCATCAATGCTCGC ACTCTTTCTGCTGCTGACCTTCGGGACCCGAAAGTATCTTCTTTGATTGCCTCAAAATTAAAGGAGTTCCATGATCTCGACATGCCTGGTCAAGCAAAAGTTTTCTTATGGGAAAGGTTAAG AAATTGGCTTAAAGAAGCTCACAGATTGTGCTCACCTGAAGAAGTCAAAGAATTTCAGTTGGATAAACTTGCTGACGAGATAAAAACTTTGGAAGAAATATTGTCTGCAGAAGATCAAAATATTGGATTTTGCCATAATGATCTTCAATATGGTAATATCATGATGGATGAAGAATCCAATCAAGTGACAATTATT gaTTATGAGTATGCAAGTTTTAACCCTGTGGCTTATGATCTTGCCAATCATTTCTGTGAGATGGCTGCTGATTATCATACACAAACACCTCATGTTTTGGATTTCAACAAGTACCCAG ATGTTGAGGAGCAGAAAAGATTTGTTCAGACTTACCTAACTTCTTCAG GTGAGAAGTTGATAGATACAGAAGTCCAGAAAATGCTGCTGCTTATCGAGAAATATGCTCTGGCCAATCATCTTCATTGGGGCCTCTGGGGGATCATATCA GAACATGTCAACGAAATCGACTTCGAGTACATGGAATACGCGAGGCAGAGATTCCAGCGATACTGGCTGGTGAAGCCTCAAGTATTAGGATCCAACTGA
- the LOC121995733 gene encoding ubiquitin-conjugating enzyme E2 2-like, whose product MSTPSRKRLMRDFKRLQQDPPAGISGAPHDNNIMLWNAVIFGPDDTPWDGGTFKLTLQFTEDYPNKPPTVRFVSRMFHPNIYADGSICLDILQNQWSPIYDVAAILTSIQSLLCDPNPNSPANSEAARMFSENKREYNRKVREIVEQSWTAD is encoded by the exons ATGTCCACTCCTTCAAGGAAGAGACTGATGAGGGACTTCAAGCGGTTACAACAGGACCCTCCTGCAGGTATCAGCGGAGCTCCTCATGATAACAACATCATGCTCTGGAATGCTGTTATATTTGG CCCAGATGACACACCTTGGGATGGAG GCACGTTTAAACTGACACTTCAATTTACAGAGGATTATCCCAATAAGCCACCAACTGTTCGCTTTGTATCTCGAATGTTCCATCCTAATA TTTATGCGGATGGAAGCATATGCTTGGATATTTTGCAAAATCAATGGAGCCCAATCTATGATGTGGCTGCAATCCTTACTTCTATCCAG TCGTTGCTCTGTGATCCAAATCCCAACTCACCTGCCAATTCTGAAGCTGCGCGCATGTTCAGTGAGAACAAGCGTGAATATAACAGAAAAGTCCGTGAGATTGTCGAGCAGAGCTGGACAGCAGACTGA